Proteins encoded within one genomic window of Candidatus Dormiibacterota bacterium:
- the murA gene encoding UDP-N-acetylglucosamine 1-carboxyvinyltransferase — MAQLLIEGGTRLVGRVPISGSKNAVLPILAACLLTEEEVRLKNVPRIEDVSTMIRLLEGMGVQIRWLDPQQLQINAERLARSEVLAAMANRMRASFLLMGPLLARRGEARVAKPGGDDIGMRRVEQHLVGLRLMGASVELEGGEYVARADRLKGATIHLDMPTVTGTENLMMAAATADGITTIHNAAREPHVVDLAMFLGKMGARIHGIGTDVLVIEGVAELSGATHRVIPDNIEAGTYAFAIAATGGEGVLEDVETADLRAMMLKLRAAGVEVEDRTHSLWVQGNGDLQPVDVTTWPHPGFPTDLQAPFVSLMTQAHGRCHISEAVFENRFQHVPELRKLGADIYVEGRSAIVSGPSALHGGSVTVPDIRSGAALVVAALCARGTTVLDNIYHLDRGYQDIVRKLEALGAHITRVDGEAADQDLSRVVGD; from the coding sequence GTGGCCCAACTCCTGATCGAGGGGGGAACTCGTTTGGTCGGGCGGGTCCCGATCAGTGGCTCCAAGAACGCGGTCCTTCCTATCCTCGCGGCCTGTCTGCTCACCGAGGAGGAAGTCCGCCTCAAGAACGTGCCGCGGATCGAGGACGTCTCGACCATGATCCGCCTGCTGGAAGGTATGGGCGTCCAGATCCGCTGGCTGGATCCGCAGCAGCTTCAGATCAACGCCGAGCGACTCGCCCGCAGCGAGGTGCTGGCGGCGATGGCCAACCGGATGCGTGCCTCCTTCCTCCTGATGGGTCCGTTGCTGGCGCGCCGCGGTGAGGCTCGCGTGGCGAAGCCGGGCGGGGACGACATCGGGATGCGCCGCGTGGAGCAACACCTTGTCGGACTGCGCCTGATGGGCGCCAGTGTCGAGCTCGAGGGCGGTGAGTACGTGGCGCGTGCCGACCGCCTGAAAGGCGCCACCATCCATCTCGATATGCCGACCGTGACCGGGACCGAGAATCTGATGATGGCCGCCGCGACGGCCGACGGCATCACGACCATCCACAACGCGGCCCGTGAGCCGCACGTCGTCGACCTGGCGATGTTTCTCGGCAAGATGGGAGCCCGGATCCACGGGATCGGCACCGACGTGTTGGTCATCGAAGGCGTTGCGGAGTTGAGCGGCGCCACCCATCGCGTGATCCCGGACAACATCGAGGCGGGGACCTATGCATTCGCCATCGCCGCCACTGGCGGTGAGGGAGTGCTCGAAGACGTCGAGACGGCCGATCTTCGCGCCATGATGCTCAAGCTTCGGGCGGCCGGCGTCGAGGTCGAGGACCGGACCCACAGCCTCTGGGTGCAGGGCAACGGGGACCTGCAGCCGGTCGACGTCACGACTTGGCCGCATCCCGGATTCCCAACCGACCTGCAGGCTCCCTTTGTCAGCTTGATGACGCAGGCGCACGGACGGTGCCATATCTCCGAGGCTGTCTTCGAAAACCGCTTCCAGCACGTGCCGGAACTGCGCAAGCTCGGGGCCGACATCTATGTCGAGGGTCGCAGCGCGATCGTCTCGGGGCCCAGCGCGCTGCATGGCGGCTCGGTCACGGTGCCCGACATCCGCTCCGGTGCGGCGCTCGTGGTTGCCGCCCTCTGTGCCAGGGGGACCACGGTGCTCGACAACATCTATCACCTGGATCGGGGCTACCAGGACATCGTGCGCAAACTCGAGGCCCTCGGTGCGCACATCACGCGGGTCGACGGCGAGGCGGCCGACCAGGATCTCTCCAGGGTCGTCGGGGATTGA
- a CDS encoding rod shape-determining protein codes for MLSKKIGIDLGTSTVLVYVKGEGVVVNEPAVMATDEKGARVLAVGRAASEMVGRGRKARAVRLVRDGNGVDYDVAGAMLQHLIGRIVGRQRLFRPDVMLSVAAIVTGVERRAVLAATIQAGAKTAYLIDKPMAAAIGARVSVSTTEGIAIINLGAGSTELAAIAQGEIVATESLRIGGEAFDRAIDAAIVTQHGLRLMPGEAERLKMELGSSSAPAVEADLEVSAVNEAGIRTALRVSASEVQAALQVPLEAIAASLQRVVAQVPEARRASIMRNGVVLTGGGAQLRGIAEFLGLRSGLPTRVASDPQSCVAIGTGMALDNMQVIRRGQHYIT; via the coding sequence GTGCTCTCAAAGAAAATCGGCATCGACCTGGGCACCTCAACCGTGCTCGTCTACGTCAAGGGCGAGGGTGTGGTCGTGAACGAGCCGGCGGTGATGGCGACGGACGAAAAGGGCGCTCGCGTGCTGGCGGTCGGGCGTGCCGCCTCCGAGATGGTCGGTCGCGGCCGGAAAGCCCGCGCCGTCCGGCTGGTCCGCGACGGGAACGGCGTCGATTACGACGTCGCGGGTGCGATGCTCCAGCATCTGATCGGCCGTATCGTCGGCCGGCAGCGGCTCTTCCGCCCGGACGTGATGCTCTCGGTGGCGGCGATAGTGACCGGCGTGGAGCGCCGCGCGGTACTGGCCGCCACCATTCAGGCGGGCGCCAAGACGGCGTACCTGATCGACAAGCCGATGGCCGCCGCGATCGGCGCCCGCGTCTCGGTCTCCACGACCGAAGGGATCGCCATCATCAACCTGGGCGCTGGATCGACCGAGCTGGCGGCGATCGCGCAGGGCGAAATCGTGGCAACGGAGTCCCTACGGATTGGCGGGGAGGCGTTCGACCGGGCTATCGATGCCGCGATCGTGACGCAGCACGGCTTACGGTTGATGCCCGGCGAGGCCGAGCGCCTGAAAATGGAACTGGGTTCGTCGAGTGCCCCGGCCGTCGAGGCAGATCTCGAGGTGAGCGCCGTCAATGAGGCGGGTATCCGCACCGCGCTCCGCGTGTCGGCGAGCGAGGTGCAAGCAGCGCTCCAGGTGCCGCTCGAGGCGATCGCCGCCAGCCTGCAGCGGGTGGTGGCTCAGGTGCCGGAAGCACGGCGTGCTTCGATCATGCGCAACGGGGTTGTCCTGACCGGTGGCGGGGCCCAGCTGCGTGGGATCGCGGAGTTTCTCGGGTTGCGTTCTGGACTTCCAACCCGGGTGGCGTCCGACCCACAGAGCTGCGTGGCGATCGGAACCGGAATGGCGCTCGACAACATGCAGGTCATCCGCCGGGGGCAGCACTACATCACGTGA